The Desulfovibrio sp. G11 region GGTCCCGCAGGATGGCTCGCTGCAGATCTTGGCCTTGCAAACACAACAGTGCTTGAGCCGGTAAGCCAGCAGCAGACTGATAGAAAACCAATGCTCGGCTATGGCCTCGTCGGCGACCTGCCGCAAGCTCTGGCTATCAGCGATATTATTCACGTCCTTGAAAGCGTGCTTGACCTTTCCACAGCGACCCTCAGTGGGCCGCCTCCCGGAAAAATCCACCGGCTGGCCTACTGCACCGGCTCCGGTTCATCATTGCTGTCTGCGGCCCACAAGGCCGGGGCGCAACTGTTTATTACCGGCGATGTAAAATACCATACTGCGCTTGAGGCGGAAATCCCCCTGCTGGACGTGGGTCACCACAGTCTTGAAGAGGAAATGATGCGCCGCATGTGCCGTTTGCTCCAGCAACAGCTTCAGGGTGTTGCCGTTCACTTCGTGCCCTCGGCATCGCCTTTTCGCGCTGTTGCCCTGTCATGACTATCAGGAGGTCTTTTTATAATGAGTAATGCCGTTTACTTTGATCAGATAAAGCAGCTTGTGGAGCTGCAAAAGGTTGATGACGCCATTTATGCGGTACGGCAGGACATGGAGCGTGCCCCCAATGAGCTGAACTCGCTTGAGCAGCGTTTCAATGCCAGCGAGACGCAGCGTAACTATATTGTGGACAAGCTGACCCATCTTCAGGAACAGCAAAAACGCCTTTCACTTGAAATCGATGATGATGCCGCCCGTATTAAAAAGAGCAAAAACAAGCTCATGCAGGTAGAAAATACACGTGAGTATCATGCAATGATGCGCGAAATGGACGGCATGGAAAAAGTGAACCGCTCCCGTGAAGAGGAAAAAATGACTCTCATGGAAGAGCTGCAGTTCCAAAAAGACGCTTTGGCCGAACTTGATCTTACGCACTCTGCCGTCAAGGCCGAACTTGAAGTCAAACGCGACGGTCTTGAAGAAAAACTGCAAAAATGTACTGCCGCCCTTGCGGAACTCAATGCAAAACGGGCCCAGGTCAGCAAGCACATCCCCCAGCCTGTGTTCATGCGCTATGAGTTTATTCGCGAACGGCTGGAGCACCCGGTTATCGTGGCTGTCAGGGAAGGCATCTGCTCGGGCTGCCACATTGCCGTTCCGCCGCAGTCTTTTATCGAACTGCAGCGCGGCCAGCAGATTTTAAGTTGCCCCAACTGCCAGCGCCTCATATTCTGGTGCGAACATTTCACCGTTGCTGAGGCGCCTCAGTGTGCGCCCAAGCCGCTGACTGATTAATACTTTTTGGTGCATGAAAAAAGGCCGGACCGCATTGAAAAACACGCGGCCCGGTCTTGTGTGACGTGCTTCACCCATGTGCCTCCATATTGCGGGAGTCGGACGGATCGTCGCCGCGGGGGCAACTCCGGGGAGGAAAGTCCGGGCTCCAAAGGGCAGAACGCTGGATAACATCCAGGGAGGGCAACCTCCGGACAGCGCCACAGAAAGCAAACCGCCCGGCCTCGGCCGGGTAAGGGTGAAACGGTGGTGTAAGAGACCACCAGATGCCGTGGTGACACGGCATGCTCGGCATACCCCGTTCGGAGCAAGACCAAATAGGGAAGGCGGCCGGCCCGGCCGAAGCCTTCCGGGTAGGTTGCTTGAGGGTGTGGGCAACCGCACTCCTAGAGGAATGACGGTCACACGCGGGCAACCGTGTGGACAGAACCCGGCTTACAGTCCGACTCCCGCATACTGTCAGCCAGAGGCCTAGCCATGCCAGAAACTTCCGTGCCCCCCAGAGGGCAGCCCGTAAAGCCATGGGCCATACTGCTGGCCGCCGGACAGGGCCATCGCCTTGCCGCCGCCACGGGCGGGCTTGCCAAGCAGTTTCTGCACTGGCAGGGAATGCCCCTGTATTGGCACGCCGCCAAAGCCATGAGCCGCAGCGCGGCGGTGGCGGGCATTGTTTTTGTTTTTCCCCCTGCCGATTATGACGCACATGCAGAAAATCTGCGCGCTCTTTATGCTGCTGGTGATTTGGGGTTGCCCTGCCTTACAGCAGTCGGCGGAGCACTGCGCCAGGACTCCGTACGTCACGGGCTGGCCGCTTTGCCCGCAGATGTGAGCCATGTGCTTATTCATGATGCGGCCCGGCCTTTTGTCAGCCCGGCGTTGATACGCAAGATATGTGCGTCCCTTGAATCCGGTGTACCGGGAGCAATCCCGGCCCTGCCGGTAACAGATACCATAAAGACCGTGTCACATGACCTGGTTACAGGCACCTTGCCTCGCCATACGCTCAGGGCAGTCCAGACGCCTCAGGGCTTCCGTCTTGAACTTCTGCTTCAGGCCCATTCCCATGCGGAAAAACAGAAACTGAACGTCACTGACGATGCTTCCCTGCTGGAAGAACTGGGGTGTGAGGTCCACGTGGTTGAAGGAGAAGCCGCCAACGTGAAAATTACCAACCCAGAGGATATGGATCTTTTGCGCCCCCCCCATGCCCTGCCCCGCCCTTGCACGGGCATGGGCTACGATGTACATCGCTACGCTCCGGGCGGCCGCCCCATGCGGCTTGGCGGCGTGCTCATTCCCGCCGGGCCTGAGGTGGCCGCACATTCCGATGGCGATGTGTTGCTGCATGCTCTGACCGATGCAATACTCGGCTGTGCCGGTCTCGGCGATATAGGTCAGCACTTTTCTGATAAAGATCCTCGCTTTGATAATATTTCTTCAGCGCTCCTGCTGGACGAAGCTTTGGATATGGTACGCAAAAAAGGTGTGCAGTTGTGTCACGCCGACCTTACCCTAATTGCCCAGACGCCCCGTCTCGCGCCACACCGCGAAGAAATCAGAAAAAACATAGCCCGCCTGCTGGCTTTGCCCGCCGACTGCGTCAACCTTAAAGCCAGCACAGAGGAAGGGCTTGGATTCACAGGCCGCGCCGAAGGCATCAAGGCATACGCCGTTGTCACAGCGTGGGCAGGCGCCCGCGCCGCCTTTGCGCCGCCGTCTTTTTTGCAACGCGACATCTGATTCACAAGGATCGCCATGAACACAGAACTGTATCGTCCCTGGTTCGCTCAC contains the following coding sequences:
- a CDS encoding Nif3-like dinuclear metal center hexameric protein gives rise to the protein MQLAELIKSIEEIAPLQAAASWDISGPQVAALRQDISSIAVCLDPTPESVRQALDLGAQFVLSHHPLSLKPALPSQLDTYHEVLRLLIRADIPLYAAHTSLDVNPQGPAGWLAADLGLANTTVLEPVSQQQTDRKPMLGYGLVGDLPQALAISDIIHVLESVLDLSTATLSGPPPGKIHRLAYCTGSGSSLLSAAHKAGAQLFITGDVKYHTALEAEIPLLDVGHHSLEEEMMRRMCRLLQQQLQGVAVHFVPSASPFRAVALS
- the ispD gene encoding 2-C-methyl-D-erythritol 4-phosphate cytidylyltransferase, with product MPETSVPPRGQPVKPWAILLAAGQGHRLAAATGGLAKQFLHWQGMPLYWHAAKAMSRSAAVAGIVFVFPPADYDAHAENLRALYAAGDLGLPCLTAVGGALRQDSVRHGLAALPADVSHVLIHDAARPFVSPALIRKICASLESGVPGAIPALPVTDTIKTVSHDLVTGTLPRHTLRAVQTPQGFRLELLLQAHSHAEKQKLNVTDDASLLEELGCEVHVVEGEAANVKITNPEDMDLLRPPHALPRPCTGMGYDVHRYAPGGRPMRLGGVLIPAGPEVAAHSDGDVLLHALTDAILGCAGLGDIGQHFSDKDPRFDNISSALLLDEALDMVRKKGVQLCHADLTLIAQTPRLAPHREEIRKNIARLLALPADCVNLKASTEEGLGFTGRAEGIKAYAVVTAWAGARAAFAPPSFLQRDI
- a CDS encoding zinc ribbon domain-containing protein, with the protein product MSNAVYFDQIKQLVELQKVDDAIYAVRQDMERAPNELNSLEQRFNASETQRNYIVDKLTHLQEQQKRLSLEIDDDAARIKKSKNKLMQVENTREYHAMMREMDGMEKVNRSREEEKMTLMEELQFQKDALAELDLTHSAVKAELEVKRDGLEEKLQKCTAALAELNAKRAQVSKHIPQPVFMRYEFIRERLEHPVIVAVREGICSGCHIAVPPQSFIELQRGQQILSCPNCQRLIFWCEHFTVAEAPQCAPKPLTD